The Cryptomeria japonica chromosome 2, Sugi_1.0, whole genome shotgun sequence region TATGTGTGCAAGGTTCAAAAAATACACATTTGAAAGTGTTTCCTAATGCCTACTTAAGGATGTCCCAAAAACCGTGCACTTAAAATTACAAATACTTACGCACAAATGTCCCAATAGATGTGCACTATGGGTACTAATAAAGGTGTATATATAGGTCAATTATGGTCCAAAGATGCTAAAAAATGGTTGGCTattagtacatgtgaaatttattaataaacttttagtttttttttggtttaggggagaggacccagtagctgtgcaccctaactttgcgcttctcaaaatcttacgtgaaaatttcaaatcactcccaattttttacagcagctaacttggcaagtcccctacttataactaaggtttcagggccacatcatcaaatatggtgccacatcaacatgttttttgccaaagtgtccaaaacaaccaaaaaaaaaagtgagaccgatAGGCATGCAAaaggggccccaatacttgtgcagttgatgtggcatcacatgttTGGTtatttttcacaacaaatggtatatttcattcaattattggtacttatcatcaacaataacaactttaaagtcacaactattggtgcaatgttgtacaaaagttagacattaaatcaacaagtatgagggtattaaatcaacaacttctattacAAGAATTGGAACGCACTCAACTACTAGATCCTTTTCCCTGTAATtaagaggttggatgtgaaaaaaataaatgattatgagaacaTGAATGAAAACTGATACTCTTCCCTACATTATTATCACCTCATTCCATAAATAGCATCATTATGTTCAAACTTAGACTTCATACAAACTTAGACTTAATACAACTTCACATTTCAAGCCATTTAGAAGCTCTTCCGAACTGTATCTGCTGAAAGAGTGAATACAATATACCAAACTAAACTTCTGTGGCTGAAAGAGAACAaacataaaatattatattttaaatcaccCACAAAGTCTGAGAATTCCCAAAAAGATCACTGCCTTCAATGCTTGCTGAGACATGACTACTGATGGAGCTGAGATTAACTTCCAACAGGGGCAAGAATCATTGAGTTGCTGTACCAGCTTTTGCAGTGAATGACACTGAAATTATTTCTAAGCCATAGTCAGaatgatatgattgtggatctagGCTGATCCTCCACACAAGGCAGTGAGAATGGCATCAGCATAATGTGGGATGAGATAATACAAATGGCCAGCTTCATGAAGCTCATGGTAGTGAATGGAAGGAAGCCTTGAGCAGATGTAGCGCTGTAATGTAACAGGAACCACTGCGTCCTCATCACCTTGCCAGACATGAACTGCTAGATTCTTTCCTCCATCCAACTTTAAGTCCATGGGATCAAATTCCCACTTACCAAACATCACCATCAATTCTCGATGAAAAGATTCAAACACACCTTGCTGTACTACGGCTGATAATCTCTGCATGCACCATCAAACAAAAAATTGTTTATATATTAGGACTGTTAAAGCTATATTTACAAAAAAGACAATAAGGAATGGAAGATTGTCTGTAGATAACACATTTTAAGTTTTGATTTGTATAAGTGATTTATGTGAAATAGCATATGTTTTTTTTTTGAGGATGGATCATATAAACAAGTCAAAGCTTATTTTTAGTTTTGATTTGGTTAGGTGGTTCATGTGAATCACATGTGCTTTTTCTATAGGATGGGACCACATAAACAAGTCAAAGCTTAAACTATATTGtttaagcaaaactgaaatgagaGATCAATATGATTGATTAGGTGGTTCATCTGAAATCACAcgtggacgcgtctattctggctccaaaaagacagtatggattgactaacacgcgtgttagttgagcgttttacaccgtcgattttgcagttaatggttgtgattgactaacctgtcactaagacGCTGTACGACAAGTCTGTTTTGGAACTAGAATAGCCACGGCCCCATCTATTAATGTGATTCAACATGTACCCTATAAACAAGACAAAGCTTAAAGTGTATGACAGGTCAATTTGATTTGTTTAAGTGGTTTATCTGAAATGACACATATTTTTTCAATAAAAccatttattaatataatttaaaataaatcttAAAAAATAAAAGGCAAATCATACTCGAATAGAATTTGGATCGGCTGCAGCTTTACTACGCATATCATTGTCCTGCTTATTTACAGATTTCCAGTTTCCTTTAATAGCAGTTGAAGAAGGAAACCAGTTCTGTGTCATCCACCAATATGTGAGCCATGGTGTGTAATACAAAACTCGCAGCGCCCACTGGTCCTCTGTGGGTTGCTGACGATAAGCTTCTCTTGATAGTTCCGCAGGAAAGCCACTCCATCTATAATTTATAACAGGGCATACCAGTGTAGCACCTTGGATCCTGTGTTTTGGGCATATTCATAGCAAATATCAATATAATTATGTGTATATAGAGTGAGTAATGAACAATAGTTTAGTTAAAAGATTgaaataggaaaaaaacaaaactaataaataaaaacaaaagaacaatCTTATGAAGAATATGAAACAGAtttactcagactgacaaatttTCAGCTCATGGAAGGCCATATAGGCTCCCTAGTGGATAGAAAAATAACCTATTTAAAACAATATGTAGTAATAATTTTCTTTCATTAATTCTGTATGTGTTTCTGTCAAAGCTGTGCAGGAAGAAAGTTCTGtcttaatgcaaatgaatagaaaaatttattatatatttgaGTTCTTACATTTTTTTCAAGGTTTCTGAACTAGACAATGCGTATTTTTTTCATCAAAAGAGTAAAAACGTTTTCCACCACACTGTATGATACACATTATCAAtatgacaaagaaaaagaaaagaattgaAAGATGATAAACCATCTGATTTGAAACCAACTAAAACTATTACCATGCATTGTTTACCTCTGGGGTATATATTTGAGGCAACTCCATACAGAGTATCCCCCAATGGAGATGCCCATGATGTAAAACCTGGGACCCAATTCCAGTTGATCTGCAAGCTCTTCAATATCAAAAGCTACACTTCTTACTGAGCGCTGTGGGTGAGGATCACTCTCACCATATCCAGCCCTATCAAAGCTCACAAAATACACTCCCCACTTCTCCACAACCTCCTAAGCAATAAGAATGAATTCATACTAATTTAGTGTCTATCTCTTACCTAAACCATACAAAGTATGTTAGAACACAAACACACCTTAGATGCAGGCAACACAAAGTCTCTAGTGCCCataaaaccatgagctaaaactatCTTGTATTTGGCCTTATGTTTAGGGACTCCACTTTCCTTGTAGGCCAGGAATCGGCCATCTTTGAGGCTAATGCGAGGGGCAGTGATGGGAGGGCCAGAGGGGGAGCCACAAACATTTGGAGCAGGTGGTCGTAAGGCTTTATATGCCCACAAGGCTGAACCACCCATCACCACTGCAGTTGAAACCACCAAATTTCTAAACAAGCTGCCTTCTCCTGCAAATTTTCAGATTTAATATTCACTCTCTAGAGAAAGACTACTCTAGTGTTACAATAATGTAATCAAACTCACCTTCAATGGACTCTAAATTAACTTGTGAGCTTCCCATCTTTACAGCAAAATAAAACTTGATGAAGAGACTCTTCTGCTCCAGTCTATATACTACATAAAACTCACGTGATTGACCAAACTGAGCTCTGATTGTTAGGTTCTAACGTTCCATTCCTTCCATGAAAAAATTGCAAGCAATCTTCACATGACATTTTATTTTAACGTTTTTTTTTAGTAAGGAAACATGTTTTATCTGAAGGTTTAAATTCATGAACAAAATGAATCAACCCACGAGCTCAATAGTCAATAGGGTTTTGAACAGTAAATCACTAGCATAAATGCCAACAACATTGAAGTGAAGGTTTAAACTCATGAACATAATGGATCAACCCACAAACTCAATAGCCAATAGGGTTTTGAGTATTAAATCATTAGCATGAATGCCGACAACTTTAATGTGAAGGTTCAAACCCATGAGCACAATAGATCAACAATGTCTGCAATCACAAACTTACTACATGGATAAATGAGATAATTTTATACTTGGTTCATGTTGTAGTTCAGATGGTTACATTTGATCTCTTAAATAGTAGGATATATTCTAGTTGGATTTGTATTTTAGCTCAACTATATGTAGGATCTTGATCGTCCTTGTCATAATCAATTGTAAAAAATGTAGATTGTCATGTAGACCAATAATGATATGTCATTATCTTATTTGAAGCCATGTTGATTAAAAAGTGTATATGtaccattacttaattaattttttttatcatccaTTAAAGTACAAATAATAAAGGAATTTAATCAAATGTGGCTACCTAATTCGTCCTTCATCAATTTATTCTTTTCTTccagattaattaaataatcttgatTATTCAATTGACTTCTTCACATCTTCCTATAGTCCACACTAATTAGATAATTTCATTATTTAACTAGCTAATTATTCCTCTacaattaaataaatgattttattttattttattgttttattttttatatttatctcctctaaaaataaataaaatcaatatttcttatttattttcaTCATGCACATGAAttcaataattttaattatttaattctattAATTATCCTTCATGCAACCCCATCTCATTAATTCACTAATTGTCACTTTAGTCAACTCATAGTCAAATCCACTTAAATCCTTCATAGAGTCACTTCACTCATCCATGCAACCacataattgttggcattttggcattaagttgtcattgatgtcaaccgatttggcaaggtcaccggtaagaaAGGAGTGACCGGTATGATGAcaattcacatgagagtgagcagacagGATGAATGCTTATCGGTAAGGCATAAATCGGGATGAAGACTATTTGTATATTAACATGTTGAGTAACAACCGGTAGAACAATACACCAGTCTGGAGGTTGGCTGCCTATtttttgatgaagaggcagaatgttaaagtttgAGCATAGTACATATCACGGGTGATGAGCAATCTTTATATAATGCCTCAACTTTATACGATGGTGACAAAAATGATTGATAGAAGTTCAATTCATGTCATGTATTCACATGTTAacttttggtgatatttttgtatTAATCCCATGTTAAACACAAAGACAAACATTACCTTGAATTTGAgtcattagatttccacaatccataacatGATAGATAGTTATTGtgcttctggattcaattgtgtgagtTTATTTTGGCATCAACGTTTCAGATAACACTCCATGATCCGTCATTAGGATGAGAGAGTTGCATCTTCTATCTTTATGCAgctctctcatcctgatgatggatcatggagtgtgatctgaaacgttgatgccaAAATAAACTCACACAGTTGAATCTAGAAGCACAATAGCTATCTATTACCTTGAATGTTGATTCTTGATTCTTGTCAATTGATTGACATGTTGTTTTTTGTGTTCTAATTTTTAACACAAGGACAATCATTACTTGTGATATTTATACTATGTACAATCTTTAGAAAAACAAGTATGTATACATTGTGTATATAATTTGGATGGCTCTTCCTCTCTTATTGATTATCTCTTTTAAATTAAGCATGTAACAATAAAAGTTTGAGTGTAGTAGATATCAAAATGATGGGTAGTCTACATTTAATTCCTTAGTTTTATACAATAGGGGAAGCCTACCAGTAGCTATTATAGCTTACTTCACAGATCCACAAATTCTAAACAGTACATcaatttttgacaaaaaaaaattgttgcctcCGCATTCAACTTAACTATTTATACCTATTattttggcttctaggtagtaatgatAAATGTTGTGAGATCCATTATGtgcgcaagggtcaaaaagtacacattttaaAGTGTTGCTTGATACTCACTTACTTGCTAAAAGATGCCTCAATAATTGAGCCCTTAAAATTGCCAACACTTATATATAAATGCCCAGTTGTCGTGCACTATGAGTACCAATAGTGGTCCACAAATGAACCAATTATGGTCTAAAAATGCTAACAAATAGACCTCTATTAGTACATATGAAATTTGTTAATGAGctattgattttttctttttaatttctttGAAGTTAATAATTGAAAGATTGAGTATGCCAAAAGTACACTATCTTGATTTGATAGTTTACGGTTCATCCCATAAAGACAAATTTTAGCTAGCCTCAATACTGAAAACATGTACAAATCTTTAGAAGTAAATATGCCCTTTTATAAGATTTAAAGGGCATTGTACATATTACATGAGTGCTGAGCAGCCTTAATATATATGCTTTGTAGAGAGGTGAAATAATTTACTGTACCAATTTTCCCCGTTAAGACTCTCAAATAATTTAGCAATCATCAGAATGATAGAATTGTGAGTAATTTGAAATAAATATGCTTATGAAGTATGACTGTTCGCTAGTTAGCTGCTATCTAAGTGTTGCTTTGACCACTTCTAATAAAACTATTAGTTTTATTAAAGGTATTTAATTATAATCTAAATAAGTTAGCGTAATTAAATGTTTGACGGTCAATGTGATCGTTTTTTCACTTTTAGACTATATATGACAGCTAAAAAAGTTATTAGACTGTAcacattgacatgctattttttctTAAGAATGTATATACgacacttcaaattattaataaatcGTAAAAAATTATAATAGACAATATATATTCTATagtattataatttaattatattttaaataaattagcatAATTAAATGTTTGATGGTCAATGTGATCGTTTTTTCACTTTTAGACTATATATGACAGCTAAAAAAGTTATTAGACTGTAcacattgacatgctattttttctTAAGAATGTatatatgacacttcaaattattaataaatcGTAAAAAATTATAATAGACAATATATATTCTAtagtattataatttttaatattgatatatatcattttagaatgtttattataaaaatataaatttatttagaatgttttgaaatggtagaatataattgtttctaattttataatattttgatatgatttttTCAAAATAGTATgtattttcttatatgaatttagaaactgagtcaatttatttttgtaaatattttaatacGATTTTTCATAATAGTTCCTAGATTTTTTGGTATGAATTTAGAAACCTATTtcgtaaatttaagatttttgcatatattactaatttaagacaataattttcttttaaaaaaagagTTTATGTTTGCATCATATTTTTGCAAACTAAATTGTAGATAACCacaattagaaaatttaaaattacTATTGTTTGTTAAGTTGGAGAGAAAATAATATATTGAATACTTTGTTTACAGAATTAGAATTTAATTCCTTTTATAGGTCAATAGTTGTGCTTTTATTTGTTTACACGACACAcatcttgaacaatttttttttttacaattaatttttttttttaaatgtcaattgAAAGGCGTTGCAATGGCAAGACCATCATAGAAAATTCATATGACAGGCAGAGATGGCTCTCAAATTCCAGGCATGGTAGGATATATTCTAATTGGATTTGTGTTTATGGCCTTACAACTCAAATATAGGATCCGAACCA contains the following coding sequences:
- the LOC131052189 gene encoding uncharacterized protein LOC131052189 is translated as MGSSQVNLESIEGEGSLFRNLVVSTAVVMGGSALWAYKALRPPAPNVCGSPSGPPITAPRISLKDGRFLAYKESGVPKHKAKYKIVLAHGFMGTRDFVLPASKEVVEKWGVYFVSFDRAGYGESDPHPQRSVRSVAFDIEELADQLELGPRFYIMGISIGGYSVWSCLKYIPQRIQGATLVCPVINYRWSGFPAELSREAYRQQPTEDQWALRVLYYTPWLTYWWMTQNWFPSSTAIKGNWKSVNKQDNDMRSKAAADPNSIRRLSAVVQQGVFESFHRELMVMFGKWEFDPMDLKLDGGKNLAVHVWQGDEDAVVPVTLQRYICSRLPSIHYHELHEAGHLYYLIPHYADAILTALCGGSPQKFSLVYCIHSFSRYSSEELLNGLKCEVVLSLSFENYILYRPEQSSFITKIHFSVKMGSSQVNLESIEGEGSLFRNLVVSTAVVMGGSALWAYKAIRPPAPNVCGSPSGPPITAPRIRLKDGRFLAYKESGVPKHKAKYKIVLAHGFMGTRDFVLPASKEVVEKWGVYFVSFDRAGYGESDPHPQRSVRSVAFDIEELADQLELGPRFYIMGISIGGHSVWSCLKYIPHRIQGATLVSPVINYRWSGFPAKVSGEAYRQQAIEDQWALRVLYYAPWLTYWWMTQNWFPSSTAIKGNWKSVNKQDNDMRSKAAADPNSIQRLSAIVQQGVFKSLHRELMVMFGKWEFDPMDLKIDGVNNLPVHVWQGDEDALVPVTLQRYICSRLPSIHYHELHEVGHLYYLIPHYADAILTALCGGS